The Spirosoma foliorum genome has a window encoding:
- a CDS encoding c-type cytochrome domain-containing protein gives MNKRLIGVAEQALFASTIFIVFLLLFSTRFVVPIWLQPLGRMHPLLLHFPIVILLLAMIMEAFRFRMTSAANPAVSEFYRDFLNSLLLVGALSAGITVIMGLFLAKEDGYSGQALSWHKWTGVGIFFLATLVYWIRNKSWYTTRIAQVSAVTTILFLIGAGHYGATLTHGDNFLFEPISNQFKPAPVSLDKALVYADVIQPIFEQKCVSCHNPDKLKGQLNLASVEAMLKGGKTGKLFVAGKPDISLLLQRIHLPLDEKKHMPPSGKTQLTPQEVMLLSLWVKNNADVKKRVIDLPANDSLRFIAAGLFKPSEQTEEFDFDAADEETVKSLNNDYRTVAPLAKESPALAVNLYNKSAFTPEKLTELSPVKQQVVYLNLNKMPVKDADLKRIGEFENLQKLDLNFTDITGASLGDLSALKQLQTLSLAGTGVTYDVLQKQLSGFKSLKTLAVWNTKLTTDQIGQLQKANKHIQFIAGFDGASSEPIKLNPPQVKNSSTIFGQSLTLQLKHPVKGVEIRFTTDGSEPDSIHSPIFNGQTVLNQPTQIKAKAYKAGWFGSNMATFDFYKSSFKPDSVNLLLPLNPVHQADGAHTFFDGKLGTFNANSPAWANNWAGFRKNDMALVSEFKKPVTVNSVALRIMVEEETSIFPPSVIEIWGGDKRDQMKLLGTLKPEQPTKKIPPVLKSVECRFKSQTVSFLKIIAKPVKQIPDWHPNKGNNALLLVDEVFIN, from the coding sequence GACAATCTTCATCGTATTTCTATTGCTGTTCAGCACCCGTTTCGTCGTACCTATCTGGCTACAGCCGCTAGGACGAATGCATCCGCTGTTGCTTCATTTCCCGATTGTGATTTTGTTGCTGGCCATGATTATGGAGGCTTTTCGCTTTCGGATGACCAGTGCTGCAAATCCCGCCGTTTCGGAGTTTTACCGTGATTTTCTGAATAGCCTATTGCTGGTGGGCGCTTTATCGGCTGGGATTACAGTCATTATGGGTCTGTTTTTGGCTAAGGAAGATGGCTATAGTGGCCAGGCGCTTTCATGGCATAAATGGACCGGTGTGGGTATCTTTTTTCTGGCAACGCTGGTGTACTGGATACGAAACAAATCCTGGTATACTACTCGAATTGCCCAGGTCAGTGCTGTGACAACAATTCTTTTTTTAATCGGTGCCGGGCATTATGGGGCAACGCTGACTCACGGCGATAATTTCCTCTTCGAACCAATCAGTAACCAGTTCAAACCCGCTCCCGTTTCGCTCGATAAGGCGCTGGTGTACGCCGATGTAATTCAACCTATTTTTGAGCAAAAGTGCGTTAGTTGTCATAATCCCGATAAACTAAAAGGACAGCTAAATCTGGCTTCGGTTGAGGCTATGCTGAAAGGTGGAAAAACGGGTAAGTTGTTTGTTGCTGGGAAACCCGATATAAGCTTGTTACTGCAACGAATTCACCTGCCACTGGATGAGAAAAAACACATGCCACCATCCGGCAAAACCCAGCTTACACCGCAGGAAGTAATGTTGTTGTCGTTATGGGTGAAAAATAACGCTGATGTTAAAAAGCGTGTAATCGATCTGCCCGCTAACGACTCGTTACGTTTTATCGCAGCGGGCTTATTTAAACCCAGCGAGCAAACCGAAGAGTTTGATTTTGATGCGGCTGATGAGGAAACTGTTAAGAGCCTGAATAATGATTACCGCACCGTGGCTCCGTTGGCGAAAGAATCCCCAGCTCTGGCGGTGAATCTGTATAACAAGTCGGCCTTTACACCCGAAAAATTAACAGAACTGAGTCCGGTTAAACAACAGGTTGTCTATCTGAATCTCAATAAGATGCCCGTAAAGGATGCTGATTTAAAACGAATTGGCGAGTTTGAAAACCTTCAGAAACTAGATCTTAATTTTACGGATATTACAGGGGCAAGTTTAGGCGATTTATCCGCTTTAAAACAGCTACAAACATTATCGTTAGCGGGTACAGGTGTTACATACGATGTCTTACAGAAACAGCTTAGTGGCTTCAAAAGCCTGAAAACGCTGGCGGTCTGGAATACAAAATTGACGACAGACCAAATTGGTCAATTACAGAAAGCGAATAAGCATATTCAGTTCATTGCTGGATTCGATGGAGCGAGTAGTGAGCCTATCAAACTGAATCCGCCACAAGTAAAAAACAGCTCAACTATATTTGGTCAGTCGCTTACTTTGCAACTAAAACACCCCGTTAAAGGTGTTGAAATCCGTTTTACGACTGATGGTTCGGAACCCGACAGTATTCATTCGCCAATCTTCAACGGTCAGACGGTACTCAATCAACCAACACAGATAAAGGCAAAGGCATATAAAGCCGGTTGGTTCGGAAGTAATATGGCCACGTTTGATTTCTATAAAAGCAGCTTTAAGCCCGATAGCGTTAATCTGTTACTGCCATTAAATCCTGTACATCAGGCAGATGGCGCTCATACGTTTTTCGATGGTAAGCTGGGTACATTCAATGCCAATAGCCCGGCCTGGGCAAATAACTGGGCGGGGTTCCGGAAAAACGACATGGCGCTGGTGTCCGAATTTAAGAAGCCAGTTACGGTCAACTCAGTTGCTTTGCGGATCATGGTCGAGGAGGAAACCAGCATTTTCCCGCCGAGCGTAATTGAGATTTGGGGAGGGGACAAGCGAGATCAGATGAAGCTACTGGGTACCCTCAAACCTGAACAACCCACCAAGAAAATTCCCCCTGTGTTGAAATCAGTGGAATGCCGATTTAAATCACAAACCGTCTCTTTCTTAAAGATTATCGCAAAGCCTGTCAAACAAATTCCGGACTGGCACCCGAATAAAGGAAACAACGCCTTATTGCTTGTTGATGAGGTATTTATCAATTGA